The Hymenobacter sp. DG01 genome has a segment encoding these proteins:
- the fdhD gene encoding formate dehydrogenase accessory sulfurtransferase FdhD, translated as MSAPVFLPPTSYDYVTVHKVQGPDVTTASDVLAAEEPLEIRVGYGPTDQREHRTLSITMRTPGHDFELAAGFLLTEGIIRGRQDLHGVIYCPDVEKDEERENVVRAELAPTTTPDLPRLERHFYTSSSCGVCGKTSIEAVHAAACPVLPKAGPYLDPAVIHQLPERQRAAQALFEQTGGLHAAALFSPEGELLLLREDVGRHNALDKVIGAALFQELLPLHNTVLLVSGRASFELVQKAAVAGIPVLAAVGAPSSLAVSAAQDFGMTLCGFVRQNRYNVYCHEWRLQQPEK; from the coding sequence GTGTCTGCTCCCGTTTTCCTGCCCCCTACCTCCTACGACTACGTCACCGTGCACAAAGTGCAGGGCCCCGACGTGACCACGGCCTCCGATGTGCTGGCCGCCGAAGAGCCCCTGGAAATCAGAGTGGGCTACGGCCCCACCGACCAACGGGAGCATCGCACGCTGTCCATCACCATGCGCACGCCGGGCCACGACTTTGAGCTGGCGGCTGGTTTTCTGCTCACGGAGGGCATTATTCGGGGTAGGCAGGATCTGCACGGCGTCATTTACTGCCCCGATGTGGAAAAGGACGAGGAGCGCGAAAACGTAGTGCGCGCCGAGCTGGCCCCTACCACCACCCCCGATTTGCCCCGGCTGGAGCGTCACTTTTACACCAGCAGCAGCTGCGGGGTCTGCGGTAAAACCAGTATAGAGGCCGTGCACGCCGCGGCCTGTCCGGTGCTGCCCAAGGCCGGCCCCTACCTTGATCCGGCCGTCATCCATCAGCTGCCCGAGCGGCAGCGGGCGGCCCAGGCATTGTTTGAGCAAACCGGAGGCCTGCATGCGGCGGCGCTGTTTTCGCCGGAAGGCGAACTGCTGCTGCTGCGCGAAGATGTGGGCCGGCACAATGCCCTGGACAAAGTGATTGGCGCGGCCCTGTTTCAGGAGCTGCTACCCCTGCACAATACCGTATTGCTCGTGAGCGGCCGGGCCTCATTTGAGCTGGTGCAGAAGGCCGCCGTGGCAGGCATTCCCGTGCTGGCGGCCGTGGGCGCGCCCTCCTCCTTGGCCGTTTCCGCCGCCCAGGATTTCGGCATGACGCTCTGCGGCTTCGTGCGCCAGAACCGCTACAACGTGTATTGCCACGAGTGGCGGCTGCAGCAGCCGGAAAAGTAA
- the moeB gene encoding molybdopterin-synthase adenylyltransferase MoeB has translation MLTSEERQIYRRHLQLPEIGEAGQEKLKNARVLVVGAGGLGCPILQYLAAAGVGTLGIVDADKVDLSNLQRQILYGPADLGQLKAETAARAVKRINPLVHTEVHSCRVRLGNVRELVSKYDVVVDGSDNFPTRYLLNDACVSLGRPLVSGAIYKFEGQVSVFNYQGGPTYRCLFPQPPSVQEAPNCDATGVLGVLPGLVGTAQATETLKVILGLGEVLSGRLWMFDALTFQTRTLKFARRPEQAAIHLGTADTRDYADLCGAGMRTISVAELQAQLESGQPPFLLDVREPHEFAAGHLPGATSLPLSSLEKGVATLPKQHPVVVYCRSGRRSQQAVERLQTEFGFANLINLDGGILAWEETAVA, from the coding sequence ATGCTTACTTCCGAAGAACGCCAGATTTACCGCCGCCACCTGCAGCTGCCCGAAATAGGCGAGGCCGGGCAGGAGAAGTTGAAAAACGCCCGCGTGCTGGTGGTGGGTGCCGGCGGGCTGGGCTGCCCCATTCTGCAGTATCTGGCCGCGGCCGGGGTAGGCACCCTGGGCATCGTGGACGCCGATAAGGTGGACCTCAGCAACCTGCAGCGCCAGATTCTGTATGGTCCCGCCGACCTGGGCCAGCTGAAAGCCGAAACTGCCGCCCGCGCCGTGAAGCGCATCAACCCGCTGGTGCACACTGAGGTGCACAGCTGCCGGGTCCGGCTGGGTAACGTGCGCGAGCTGGTGAGCAAGTACGATGTGGTGGTGGACGGCTCCGACAACTTCCCGACCCGCTACCTGCTCAACGATGCCTGCGTGAGCCTCGGCCGGCCGCTGGTGTCGGGGGCCATTTACAAGTTCGAGGGGCAGGTTTCGGTATTTAACTACCAGGGTGGGCCCACCTACCGCTGCCTGTTTCCGCAGCCGCCTTCGGTCCAGGAAGCCCCCAACTGCGACGCTACCGGTGTGCTGGGTGTGCTGCCCGGCCTGGTGGGCACGGCCCAGGCCACTGAAACCCTGAAAGTTATTCTGGGCCTCGGCGAGGTGCTTTCGGGGCGGCTGTGGATGTTTGATGCGCTGACCTTCCAGACGCGCACCCTCAAGTTTGCCCGCCGCCCCGAGCAGGCCGCCATCCACCTCGGCACCGCCGACACCCGCGACTACGCCGACCTCTGCGGAGCTGGCATGCGCACCATTTCGGTGGCCGAGCTGCAGGCGCAGCTGGAATCGGGGCAGCCGCCCTTCCTGCTTGATGTGCGGGAGCCCCACGAGTTTGCCGCCGGCCACCTTCCCGGTGCTACCTCCCTACCCCTCAGCAGCCTCGAAAAGGGCGTGGCCACTCTGCCTAAGCAGCACCCGGTAGTGGTGTATTGCCGCTCCGGCCGCCGCAGCCAGCAAGCCGTAGAGCGCCTGCAAACCGAGTTCGGATTTGCCAACCTCATCAACCTCGACGGCGGGATTCTGGCTTGGGAGGAAACTGCCGTGGCGTAA
- a CDS encoding putative sulfate/molybdate transporter: MPLTATPPSRPRIRFDRNELAGAFGDLGTDLPLLIGIIAASGVDSAGVLIMFGLMQLFSGLWYGMPMPVQPLKAFAALVIAQKIPGRVIFGGGLAIGVSMLALSVSGLIDALARLVPKPVIRGIQFGLALQLATLALKEYVPADGLPGYALAAAGFLVTVVLLGNRRWPAALIVLTLGVIYGLLFKLDVATAHRAIGLHLPGWQVPTWDNVKYGAILLALPQIPLSLGNSVLATRQVVEDYFPERRLSVRQISFTYGLMNLVNPFFGGFPVCHGSGGMVGHYTFGGRTGGSVVLYGLLFLVLGLGFSQGFQQIVHIFPLPILGVLLLFEALTLATLLRDISGSRSDLLLALLVGLLCSGLPYGYLVGLVVGTALYYAMQRGWVGLGK, from the coding sequence ATGCCGCTTACCGCTACCCCTCCGTCTCGCCCCCGTATTCGTTTTGACCGCAACGAGCTGGCCGGGGCGTTTGGGGATTTAGGAACGGACTTGCCCCTGCTCATCGGCATCATCGCCGCCTCGGGCGTGGACAGTGCCGGGGTGCTGATCATGTTCGGGCTGATGCAGCTGTTTTCGGGGCTGTGGTATGGCATGCCCATGCCGGTGCAGCCCCTCAAAGCTTTTGCTGCCCTGGTTATTGCCCAGAAAATTCCCGGCCGCGTGATTTTCGGGGGCGGGCTGGCCATTGGCGTGAGCATGCTGGCTTTATCGGTTTCGGGACTGATTGACGCGCTGGCCCGGCTGGTACCCAAGCCTGTAATCCGGGGCATACAGTTCGGGCTGGCTTTGCAGCTGGCTACCCTCGCCCTGAAAGAATACGTGCCCGCCGATGGCCTGCCGGGCTACGCGCTGGCCGCGGCAGGCTTCCTCGTGACGGTGGTGCTGTTGGGCAACCGTCGCTGGCCCGCTGCCCTCATCGTCTTGACGTTGGGCGTAATCTATGGCCTGCTGTTTAAGCTGGATGTAGCCACGGCCCACCGCGCCATTGGCCTGCACCTGCCGGGATGGCAGGTACCTACCTGGGACAACGTGAAGTACGGGGCTATTCTGCTGGCCCTGCCCCAGATTCCGCTTTCCCTCGGCAACTCCGTGCTAGCTACCCGGCAGGTAGTAGAAGACTACTTCCCGGAGCGTCGGCTGTCGGTGCGGCAAATCAGCTTTACTTATGGACTGATGAACCTGGTGAATCCGTTTTTCGGGGGCTTTCCGGTGTGCCACGGCTCGGGCGGCATGGTGGGGCACTACACGTTTGGCGGGCGCACCGGGGGCTCGGTGGTGCTGTATGGGCTGCTGTTTCTGGTGCTGGGGTTGGGATTCAGCCAGGGTTTCCAGCAGATTGTGCACATCTTTCCCCTGCCTATTTTGGGGGTGCTCCTGCTGTTCGAGGCCCTGACCCTGGCCACCCTGCTGCGCGACATCAGCGGCTCCCGCTCCGATTTACTGCTGGCCCTGCTGGTGGGGTTGTTGTGCAGCGGCCTGCCCTATGGTTACCTTGTGGGCCTGGTAGTAGGAACCGCGCTGTATTATGCCATGCAGCGGGGGTGGGTCGGACTAGGAAAGTAG